Sequence from the Equus asinus isolate D_3611 breed Donkey chromosome 5, EquAss-T2T_v2, whole genome shotgun sequence genome:
GCACCAAACTCAGAGTCTTTGTCACTGCTCACCCTCTGATTTTTCAGTTCCACTTTTTACCATGCTCTAAATGGTAATGgtaatcatttaaaaacaaacacattttaaaggagtttattgtagaaggaaaaagaaactttgaacGTTTAAAACAAactacaatattttatttttacaaaggaaaatacTTATACACAGCATGAACTATTAACCGTAGTGTCATCTACCTTCatttttcagccatttttttaTAGATAAAAGAGGAAGCTCTTTGAGCCCTTTTCTTACAgagtaaatagaaaatagaatagatACAGCTATATTGACTGTGACTATTTTAAGGCAGTTTTGTGCAAGCATCCACAAGGGACTTATCCCCACCTGCTGCTGGAGCTCCCAGCTGCCACTAGACCCACTTTAGTGTACCTGATTGAGGCCGAGCAGGGAAGGTGCTCAGAAGACACTTGCAAGGCCCACTGCCCTGCGCTTTCCTCCAAGCGGGTCCAGCCTGGGTCGGCTCACTTCCAGCAGAACAGttcttgtcattttaaaaacaacatataGACTGAAGGTAAAAATAGaactgaagatttaaaaatagaaactccTCTCCTGCACCACCCTCTTCACTCCTTTCTCTCACACCCAAGACCCCTCCCGGAGGATCAAAATAGAATGGTTGTTTTTAGCAAAGGGATTTGTTTTCTGCCCTCACGTAACCTAGGCCTTAGAGTAAATGGATCAAGTGGTCTCACGATTATTATTCTTTCACAGAAAAATTATGTGGAAAAGAGAAGCCACTGCTATGTCAGGGGTCACAGGTGAGAACCCACTCAGGCCAGCCCTCTGAGAAGTATGTGCCAGGACCCAATGTGTTCAAATACTTCATCCCATTTACTGTAACATCCTTGgtacatataattttattgtgCACCTCAGAGACTTACTCTCTCAGTGGAGGTTATAGGCCATTTTCTATCCCCACCCTTTCTatgctctcttcctctccttccgcACCCTTGCCTAGCCTCGATTTGTCTCCATTTCTACTGCCCTGCTCCACAGCAGGTCTCTCTTTAGGGCTTGAAGTCTTCTGGGCGGATTTTCATCTCCACCCGTTTGAGGGAGTAGCTGGACCCATGCCAGCCATACCAGGTGATGCCATCCAGGTGCTTGTTGTGCTCGCCAAGGCGGTAGTAAACCCCGTTGAGGTTGGAATCTGTGCAGCAGTTGTACCAGTATCCACCTGGCACAGGAAACAGTACTAGTAAGCTGAGTATGTCCTCCCCTGGGAAATAGCTAAGAGATTAGACTTCGGGATTTGTCAAGTGTTTTTGAACAGTAGCTAAGCAATTAGAGCCAATATCAAAAAGAAATACCAAAGCCAGAATACCAGCTATGCAGTTATAAATTCACTCTTTCTCCTCAAGTGGGACTGTGGGCTTACCCCTGAGCTTGACCCCAGCCCCCTAATCTTACCTTTGCGGAGCTGTGCGCACTTATCTAAGCAGTTGTCATTGTCCTTGTCCTTGGTGCTGAAGGCTGTGTTGTTATGATAGATGAGGGCATCGTTCTCCACATTGCCACTGTAGTTCCCCAGGAAGAGGCGATAGCTGTTCAGTTCATTGCCCAAAACAAAGTGGCTGTACTCTGCATAGCGCAGGTTGCCCTCCCAGTCCTGTCGGGAAGGAGGCAGAGCctagaaaaactgcagcaggatTTTGTCTCATACTATCCTgcacctcttctctctctccagcccacAGCCATACATCTTTTTTCTGCTGGGAATTTAGTAAGGCTCTATTCCTTGTTTACCACACTACCCTTGGAAAACAGGTCCCAGATCAGACTTCTCTCCTGACCCACCATATGGCCTTGGTTAGTCTCTCTTTCTGTATCTCTTCATGTCCTTGTCTGTAAGGTGTGGATGTgtgtttttgctgtatcccactcAGAGATGTCATGATGAAGTAGTTTGTCGTACTCAGATGAAGTAGTTTGAGAATATGGTGCTGCTTCAAGGCCTTTGATGAGAGTTGCCAACCAATGTCAATAAAGTTTGCACATAGAGGACTTTGTACCCCAGGCCAGAGCAGGGACCACAGTGTTTCAGCCCAGATGGCTGTTGGGTTAGTCTGCTCTGGCCTGAGTCCAGCCTCTTTCTTTGCACCTACAGCCTCACGTttatgaaaaataggaaaaaaacctaTTCTTTCTTGACTGTACTGCAACCTGCAGGAAAACCATCATAATAAATATACAAGCCTATCGTGAATCAGAACAGGAATAGTGCCCCCAGAATTGTGCGCAGCTGGGTGTGGCAGCCTGATCCAGTACCAGGGACCCAGGCCTTGTGCTCACCTCCATCTCCACACGTAGCCGGGTTGGCCGTCTGGAAAGCCGGTGGATGTGTTCATTCCCCAGCCAGAAATCCCCACGGATGCTGCCAAAGCCCTGCTTGTACTGCTTCCAGTCCCGGTAGAAGGAGACAAGGCCACTCTTTCGTCTCTGAATGGTAGTCCAGCCGCCGCCTGACGTCTCCATGTCACAGAATACCTGGAGCGGGGAGGGTGCTCTGGTCAGGGACCCGAAGAGACAGGCAGCAGGAGTGTGAGGGTGGGCCTCCCTACGTTTCTCCCCTCCCCGCAGAGCCAATGGAAGTGTGCACTGCCACAGTCACACTGGCTCAGGCAGCAGTGATTCCACTCCAGTGCTGCTGCAAGCCGGGGCAGCGGGGTGGTTTGCTGAGAGAACTCTCA
This genomic interval carries:
- the ANGPTL7 gene encoding angiopoietin-related protein 7, with protein sequence MLKKILSPVTWLCIFVVAFVSHPVWPQKPPKLKTPAQLKVAACCEEVKELKAQIANLSSLLNELSKKQERDWVSVVMQVMELESNTKRMESRLTDAESKYSEMNNQIDIMQLQAAQTVTQTSADAIYDCSSLYQKNYRISGVYKLPPDDFLGSPELEVFCDMETSGGGWTTIQRRKSGLVSFYRDWKQYKQGFGSIRGDFWLGNEHIHRLSRRPTRLRVEMEDWEGNLRYAEYSHFVLGNELNSYRLFLGNYSGNVENDALIYHNNTAFSTKDKDNDNCLDKCAQLRKGGYWYNCCTDSNLNGVYYRLGEHNKHLDGITWYGWHGSSYSLKRVEMKIRPEDFKP